The following are encoded together in the Bactrocera neohumeralis isolate Rockhampton chromosome 6, APGP_CSIRO_Bneo_wtdbg2-racon-allhic-juicebox.fasta_v2, whole genome shotgun sequence genome:
- the LOC126761818 gene encoding uncharacterized protein LOC126761818, producing MSFEETLYQELDLAWDQSADKIQLQAESATEEEPTTSQPQDGRKQTLPIPASAEVATSLRHNPFTLPLQPFQSSCSSQTLFPPPPISQARQLSLQLTSQHPSTSKQSNFANKLQPNPQTYNLVQQIIQTVGELENTILEDRQNDFNFRIAYERQTEQLKNMCQSLDNEKARNVRLMELIRGVDACSATEDEEPEKAVSRCCATEHWSCSSEAYDSISPLLMQQRYDELSISYKKCRRQLIKKEKLLQLSRCETETAKARYDNLLDEYLISQKRFEEVCFKYLQFQARKNLEIQRLRDALNNAGECIVNAQQLIDCLDEETITLYANQNMKNLYDDNNNSNNNDTATNETDCIREFKQNLELFVKSLRLCQRVQQHNNIVRENNESQQ from the exons ATGTCTTTTGAAGAAACGCTCTACCAAGAACTCGATTTAGCTTGGGACCAATCAGCCGATAAAATACAACTACAAGCAGAATCAGCAACCGAAGAAGAACCAACCACATCGCAGCCGCAAGACGGCCGCAAGCAAACACTGCCAATACCAGCAAGCGCAGAAGTCGCCACTTCGCTTCGTCACAATCCCTTTACATTACCGCTGCAGCCATTCCAGAGCAGTTGCAGCAGTCAAACACTTTTTCCACCACCACCAATTTCACAAGCGCGTCAACTGTCGCTCCAACTCACATCACAGCATCCGTCCACCAGCAAACAATCCAACTTTGCAAATAAGCTCCAACCGAATCCGCAAACCTATAACCTAGTTCAACAGATTATACAAACCGTTGGTGAATTGGAGAATACCATACTTGAGGATCGGCAAAACGATTTCAATTTCCGTATAGCATACGAACGTCAAACGGAGCAGCTAAAGAATATGTGCCAGTCATTGGATAATGAGAAGGCACGTAATGTGCGGCTGATGGAGCTAATACGCGGTGTGGACGCCTGTTCGGCAACTGAGGATGAGGAGCCAGAAAAGGCGGTCTCGCGTTGTTGTGCCACGGAGCATTGGTCTTGCTCATCCGAAGCTTATGATTCGATAAGTCCACTGCTAATGCAACAAAG ATATGATGAACTTTCCATTTCGTACAAAAAATGCCGTCGACAGCTCATAAAAAAGGAAAAGCTGCTGCAATTGAGTCGTTGTGAAACAGAAACCGCAAAGGCGCGTTACGACAATCTTTTAGATGAATATCTCATATCACAAAAACGTTTCGAAGAAGTATGCTTCAAGTATCTACAATTTCAGGCAAGAAAGAATTTAGAG ATCCAACGTCTCCGCGATGCGCTCAACAATGCCGGCGAATGTATCGTGAATGCGCAACAATTAATCGATTGTTTGGATGAAGAGACGATCACATTATATGCcaatcaaaatatgaaaaacttatatgatgacaataacaatagcaacaacaacgacacaGCAACTAACGAAACGGACTGTATAAGAGAGTTTAAGCAAAATTTAGAGTTATTTGTGAAGTCCTTGCGTCTCTGCCAGAGGGTACAGCAGCACAATAATATTGTACGCGAAAACAACGAAAGTCAGCAATGA
- the LOC126761985 gene encoding mpv17-like protein produces MSSFANAVRGVFRRHPFLANSAIYGSLYVAAEYSQQYLVKRVLPETEAEKEDIDYATIGRYAVMGTTVFAPTLYTWYKWLDGTFPGTTKQIIVKKLVLDQFVLTPYLLTAFYTGMALMEQAEDPFKELREKFLPTFTRSCIFWLPAQTLNFVMVAPRFRVIYMGVCGFIWVNILCWIKRQPNELEPESEMKLKVAGE; encoded by the exons atgtctAGTTTTGCGAATGCTGTGCGTGGTGTCTTCCGCCGTCATCCCTTTCTCGCCAACAGCGCCATCTATGGCAGCTTATATGTTGCGGCCGAGTATTCGCAGCAATATTTGGTGAAGCGTGTGCTG CCGGAAACCGAAGCGGAAAAAGAGGATATCGATTATGCCACAATAGGTCGGTATGCTGTAATGGGTACAACCGTTTTCGCACCAACACTCTATACATG GTACAAATGGTTGGATGGCACCTTCCCTGGCACTACCAAACAGATAATCGTTAAAAAGTTAGTGTTGGATCAATTCGTGTTAACACCTTACCTGCTGACTGCTTTCTATACAG GCATGGCATTGATGGAGCAAGCTGAGGATCCCTTCAAGGAGTTACGCGAGAAATTTTTACCAACATTTACACGCTCTTGCATATTTTGGCTGCCAGCGCAAACTTTGAACTTCGTAATGGTTGCGCCGAGATTTCGCGTTATTTACATGGGGGTCTGCGGCTTTATATGGGTGAATATTTTATGTTGGATCAAGCGGCAACCTAATGAGCTGGAGCCTGAGAGTGAGATGAAACTGAAGGTGGCTGGTGAATAG